A single region of the Solwaraspora sp. WMMD406 genome encodes:
- a CDS encoding FAD-binding oxidoreductase yields the protein MSTVDDDLTPRPALDGDRIADVVIVGAGYTGLWTAYYLARADPSLQIVVLEKEIAGYGASGRNGGWCSALLPSSPRALARRYGRVAAIALQRAMNATVDEVGRVAAAEGIDCHWRHGGTVTIARTPAQLLRAEAAVAEAHAYGGTDADLVLLDADDAAARCAADGVLGGTYTPHCAAIHPARLVRGLARAAQRLGVTICERTPVIAYGPRSARTPTGTVRAPVVVRATEGYTPSLPGAGRAVAPVYSLMIATQPLADDVWQRIGLARRETFSDFRHLIVYGQRTADGRLAFGGRGAPYHFRSRIRPEYDRDPRVFASLRRTLGDLFPVLGGDVPVAMTWGGPLGVARDWHASVGLDRETGLAWAGGYVGDGVGAANLAGRTLADLIRGVDSELTSLAWVGHRSPRWEPEPLRWLGVNASLRLVTAADAAEERTGRPSRRAALIGRLIGH from the coding sequence ATGTCTACCGTGGATGACGACCTGACGCCCCGCCCGGCGCTCGACGGCGACCGGATCGCCGACGTGGTCATCGTCGGCGCCGGCTACACCGGCCTGTGGACGGCGTACTACCTGGCCCGCGCCGACCCGTCGTTGCAGATCGTGGTGCTGGAGAAGGAGATCGCCGGCTACGGTGCCTCGGGGCGCAACGGCGGTTGGTGTTCCGCCCTGCTGCCCTCCTCGCCGCGCGCCCTCGCCCGCCGGTACGGCCGGGTGGCCGCGATCGCCCTGCAACGGGCGATGAACGCCACGGTCGACGAGGTGGGTCGGGTCGCCGCCGCCGAGGGGATCGACTGCCACTGGCGCCACGGCGGCACCGTCACGATCGCCCGTACGCCGGCGCAGCTGCTGCGGGCCGAGGCGGCGGTCGCCGAGGCCCACGCGTACGGCGGCACCGACGCCGACCTGGTCCTGCTCGACGCCGACGACGCCGCCGCCCGATGCGCCGCCGACGGCGTGCTCGGCGGCACCTACACCCCGCACTGCGCGGCGATCCACCCGGCCCGGCTGGTCCGTGGCCTGGCCCGGGCCGCACAACGGCTCGGCGTGACCATCTGCGAGCGGACTCCGGTGATCGCGTACGGTCCCCGATCGGCGCGTACCCCGACCGGGACCGTACGGGCTCCGGTGGTGGTTCGGGCCACCGAGGGCTACACCCCGTCGCTGCCGGGTGCCGGCCGGGCGGTCGCTCCGGTGTATTCGTTGATGATCGCCACCCAGCCGTTGGCCGACGACGTGTGGCAGCGGATCGGCCTCGCCCGGCGGGAGACGTTCAGCGACTTCCGCCATCTGATCGTTTACGGTCAGCGGACGGCGGATGGTCGGTTGGCGTTCGGCGGCCGGGGTGCGCCGTACCATTTCCGGTCCCGGATCCGACCCGAGTACGACCGCGACCCCCGGGTGTTCGCGTCGCTGCGCCGTACGCTCGGCGACCTGTTCCCGGTGCTCGGCGGGGACGTCCCGGTCGCCATGACCTGGGGTGGGCCGCTCGGTGTCGCCCGCGACTGGCACGCCTCGGTGGGTCTGGACCGGGAGACCGGTCTCGCCTGGGCCGGCGGCTACGTGGGTGACGGTGTCGGTGCGGCCAACCTGGCCGGGCGTACGCTCGCCGACCTGATCCGGGGGGTGGACAGCGAACTGACCAGCCTGGCCTGGGTCGGGCACCGGTCGCCACGGTGGGAACCGGAACCGCTGCGGTGGCTGGGCGTCAACGCGAGCCTCCGGCTGGTGACAGCCGCCGACGCCGCCGAGGAACGCACCGGACGGCCGTCGCGGCGGGCAGCGTTGATCGGCCGGCTGATCGGCCACTGA
- a CDS encoding aspartate aminotransferase family protein, with translation MGNPTDHLWMHFTRMSSYRDAPVPTIVRGEGAYIWDSEGRRYLDGLAGLFVVNAGHGRTELAEAAAKQASELAYFPIWSYAHPTAIELAERIAALAPGDLNRVFFTTGGSEAVESAWKLARAYFKRVGKPMKHKVVSRHIAYHGTTMGALSITGLPGIKADFEPLVPGGIKAPNTNFFRAPEHGDDPVAFGRWAAEEIGRAIEREGPDTVAAVFLEPVQNAGGCFPPPPGYFERVREICDAYDVLLVSDEVICSWGRLGAYFGAERYGYQPDIITTAKGITSGYSPLGAMIASDKLIEPFLDGTASFAHGITFGGHPVSCAVALTNLDIFAREDLVGHVQANEGAFRSTLERLHDLPIVGDIRGDGYFYGIELVKDKATRESFDDAESERLLRGFLSGALFAAGLYCRADDRGDPVIQLAPPLIAGQTQFDEIEQILRSVLTEAWRQL, from the coding sequence ATGGGCAACCCGACCGACCACCTCTGGATGCACTTCACCCGGATGTCGAGCTACCGGGACGCCCCGGTGCCGACCATCGTGCGCGGCGAGGGCGCGTACATCTGGGACAGCGAGGGACGCCGCTACCTGGACGGGCTCGCCGGACTGTTCGTGGTCAACGCCGGGCACGGGCGGACCGAGCTGGCCGAGGCCGCCGCGAAGCAGGCCAGCGAGCTGGCGTACTTCCCGATCTGGTCGTACGCCCACCCGACCGCGATCGAACTGGCCGAACGGATCGCGGCGCTGGCCCCCGGCGACCTCAACCGGGTCTTCTTCACCACCGGCGGCTCGGAGGCGGTCGAGTCGGCGTGGAAACTGGCCCGCGCCTACTTCAAGCGGGTCGGCAAGCCGATGAAGCACAAGGTGGTCAGCCGGCACATCGCGTACCACGGCACCACGATGGGGGCGCTGTCGATCACCGGGCTGCCCGGCATCAAGGCCGACTTCGAGCCGCTGGTGCCGGGCGGGATCAAGGCCCCGAACACCAACTTCTTCCGGGCTCCGGAGCACGGCGACGACCCGGTGGCGTTCGGCCGGTGGGCGGCCGAGGAGATCGGCCGGGCCATCGAACGTGAGGGCCCGGACACGGTGGCCGCCGTGTTCCTGGAGCCGGTGCAGAACGCTGGCGGCTGTTTCCCGCCGCCGCCGGGTTACTTCGAGCGGGTACGCGAGATCTGTGACGCCTACGACGTGTTGCTCGTCTCCGACGAGGTGATCTGCTCGTGGGGTCGGCTCGGCGCGTACTTCGGCGCCGAGCGGTACGGCTACCAGCCGGACATCATCACCACCGCCAAGGGGATCACCTCCGGCTACTCGCCGCTCGGCGCGATGATCGCCTCCGACAAGCTGATCGAGCCGTTCCTCGACGGCACCGCGTCGTTCGCGCACGGGATCACCTTCGGCGGGCATCCGGTGTCCTGCGCGGTGGCCCTGACCAACCTGGACATCTTCGCCCGCGAGGATCTGGTCGGGCACGTACAAGCCAACGAAGGCGCGTTCCGGTCCACCTTGGAACGGTTGCACGATCTGCCGATCGTCGGTGACATCCGGGGCGACGGCTACTTCTACGGCATCGAGTTGGTCAAGGACAAGGCAACCCGGGAGAGCTTCGACGACGCCGAGTCCGAGCGTCTGCTGCGCGGGTTCCTCTCCGGGGCGCTGTTCGCCGCCGGGCTCTACTGCCGGGCCGACGACCGGGGCGACCCGGTGATCCAGCTCGCCCCGCCGCTGATCGCCGGCCAGACCCAGTTCGACGAGATCGAACAGATCCTGCGGTCGGTGCTCACCGAGGCATGGCGGCAACTGTAG
- a CDS encoding type II toxin-antitoxin system Phd/YefM family antitoxin, with protein sequence METIPITEAKARIAELADRVAREHDHFTITRNGRADVMLISVAEYESMRETLDLLSDDEALADLRQSRDDFSTGDTFSMDEVRAELERRRGQAA encoded by the coding sequence ATGGAGACCATCCCGATCACCGAGGCCAAGGCCCGGATCGCCGAGCTTGCTGACCGGGTTGCCCGGGAACATGACCATTTCACGATCACCCGCAACGGCCGGGCCGACGTGATGCTGATTTCGGTAGCCGAGTACGAGTCGATGCGGGAAACGCTCGATCTGCTGTCCGACGACGAAGCGCTTGCCGATCTGCGTCAGTCCCGGGACGATTTCTCCACCGGCGACACGTTCTCGATGGACGAAGTTCGCGCCGAGTTGGAACGGCGTCGCGGCCAGGCGGCCTGA
- a CDS encoding type II toxin-antitoxin system RelE/ParE family toxin — protein sequence MPSGSGRADDTSGEPPGPYTVMFSRQARRNLHEDLPLEVATAATETIQRAIAVNPYRVGKPLDEPFDGFHSARRGTYRIIYRINEAKRVVEIHSIRHRRNV from the coding sequence ATGCCCTCCGGAAGCGGGCGGGCCGACGACACGAGCGGCGAGCCTCCAGGCCCGTACACGGTGATGTTCTCCCGGCAGGCGCGCCGCAACCTGCACGAGGACCTGCCGCTGGAGGTGGCGACCGCCGCAACCGAGACGATCCAACGGGCGATAGCGGTCAACCCCTATCGGGTAGGCAAGCCACTCGACGAGCCCTTTGACGGCTTCCACTCTGCCCGCCGGGGGACGTACCGAATCATCTACCGGATCAACGAGGCCAAACGGGTCGTCGAGATCCACTCGATCCGTCACCGGCGCAACGTCTAA
- a CDS encoding SPFH domain-containing protein, producing MRRRRVRVIAGLGALLLLTVTGCTTVSTESDQVALHYDAGAFSSTTYQECVTQNNRAWDGPGEKYYVYPAGQRTFDFTGRDDSESPPFVVVSKDNQELTVSGGLTFHLDTSCDDDGGMLREFHEEIGLKFQPVMDGDGRTTDRWLEMLRFYIGHPLQRAMTTEAQKYDWLALYNDPATRAAFETAINEDLGAAVQATTGGRAYFLQFNLTLQKPTPRQELVDGLAAVQVAITERRAVTEQNATVEEKLKQIRQLVEVLGPDAYVLYEVFQRCLTDETAKGCPTFVPVPAGGSVDLNTGRPATTD from the coding sequence ATGCGTCGTCGTCGGGTACGGGTGATCGCGGGGCTCGGAGCACTGCTGCTGTTGACCGTTACGGGGTGCACCACGGTCAGCACCGAGTCGGACCAGGTGGCGCTGCACTACGACGCCGGGGCCTTCTCCAGCACCACCTACCAGGAGTGCGTCACCCAGAACAACCGCGCCTGGGACGGGCCGGGCGAAAAGTACTACGTCTATCCGGCCGGTCAGCGGACGTTCGACTTCACCGGCCGGGACGACTCCGAGTCCCCGCCGTTCGTGGTGGTTTCCAAGGACAACCAGGAACTGACCGTCTCCGGCGGGCTGACCTTCCATCTGGACACCTCCTGCGACGACGACGGCGGCATGCTGCGCGAGTTCCACGAGGAGATCGGGCTGAAGTTCCAGCCGGTGATGGACGGCGACGGGCGCACCACCGACCGGTGGCTGGAGATGCTGCGCTTCTACATCGGGCATCCGCTGCAGCGGGCGATGACCACCGAGGCGCAGAAGTACGACTGGTTGGCGCTCTACAACGACCCGGCCACCCGGGCCGCCTTCGAGACGGCGATCAACGAGGATTTGGGTGCGGCGGTGCAGGCGACCACCGGCGGCCGGGCCTACTTCCTGCAGTTCAACCTGACCCTGCAGAAGCCGACACCGCGCCAGGAGTTGGTCGACGGCCTGGCGGCGGTGCAGGTGGCGATCACCGAGCGGCGGGCGGTCACCGAGCAGAACGCCACCGTCGAGGAGAAGCTCAAGCAGATCCGTCAGCTCGTCGAGGTGCTCGGCCCGGACGCGTACGTGCTGTACGAGGTGTTCCAGCGCTGCCTGACCGACGAGACCGCCAAGGGCTGCCCGACGTTCGTGCCGGTCCCGGCCGGCGGCAGCGTCGACCTCAACACCGGACGCCCGGCGACCACCGACTGA
- a CDS encoding Lrp/AsnC family transcriptional regulator: MGTRQSSGGSPGHVLLDDVAKQIIEQLQEDGRRPYASIGKAVGLSEAAVRQRVQRLLDAGVMQIVAVTDPLQLGFPRQAMIGLRTSGDLEAVADRLAELDEVDYVVITAGSFDLLTEVVCRNDDHLLEILQRLRAVEGVVSTEAFVYLKLRKQTYTWGTA; the protein is encoded by the coding sequence ATGGGCACACGGCAGTCCAGCGGCGGCAGTCCGGGCCACGTCCTCCTCGACGACGTGGCCAAACAGATCATCGAGCAGCTGCAGGAGGACGGGCGGCGGCCGTACGCCAGCATCGGCAAGGCGGTCGGCCTGTCCGAGGCGGCGGTCCGTCAGCGGGTGCAACGGCTGCTCGACGCCGGGGTGATGCAGATCGTCGCGGTCACCGATCCGCTCCAGCTCGGTTTTCCCCGCCAGGCGATGATCGGGCTGCGGACCTCCGGGGACCTGGAGGCGGTCGCCGACCGGCTCGCCGAGCTCGACGAGGTCGACTACGTAGTGATCACCGCCGGCTCGTTCGACTTGCTCACCGAGGTGGTCTGCCGCAACGACGACCACCTGCTGGAGATCCTGCAGCGGCTGCGGGCGGTCGAGGGGGTCGTCTCCACCGAGGCGTTCGTCTATCTCAAGCTCCGCAAACAGACCTACACCTGGGGTACGGCCTGA
- a CDS encoding spermidine/putrescine ABC transporter substrate-binding protein: MRSRLRPPPSAPAAALLSALGVGRTVSRRALVRGAAVSGGALLAGSALAACGTPAAQQTEDSCVSEDLSDSEKTIAFSNWPQYIDVDESDESRRPTLEAFQQATGIEVTYTEDINDNNEFFGKVQNQLSSCQPTGRDIMVLTDWLAARMIRLGWVQSLDKANMPNVVANTLPSLKARPFDPDDSYAVPWQSGLTGIAYNGTVTGEVRTIDDLLTRADLKGRVTALTEMRDTMGLLLQAGGHDPSDFTDAQFDDALEKLRRAVADGQIRRFTGNDYAADLARGDVAACIGWSGDVIQLSAEDPNIVFQAPESGLILFSDNMQVPNQAAHKANAEKLMDHYYDPAVAAEVAAYVNFICPVAGAQEAMAAIDPELAANPLIFPDEALLGQAKVFMALSEEQERSYEQKFQQVIGA; this comes from the coding sequence ATGCGTAGCCGCCTCCGCCCCCCGCCCTCCGCGCCGGCCGCCGCCCTGCTCTCCGCCCTCGGCGTCGGCCGTACGGTGAGCCGACGTGCCCTGGTTCGCGGTGCCGCCGTCTCCGGTGGAGCGTTGCTCGCCGGCAGCGCCCTCGCCGCCTGCGGTACCCCGGCCGCCCAGCAGACCGAGGACAGCTGCGTCAGCGAGGACCTGTCCGACAGCGAGAAGACGATCGCCTTCTCCAACTGGCCGCAGTACATCGACGTCGACGAGTCCGACGAGAGCCGCCGCCCCACCCTGGAGGCGTTCCAGCAAGCCACCGGGATCGAGGTCACCTACACCGAGGACATCAACGACAACAACGAGTTCTTCGGCAAGGTGCAGAACCAGCTGTCGTCGTGCCAGCCCACCGGCCGCGACATCATGGTGCTCACCGACTGGCTGGCCGCCCGGATGATCCGCCTCGGCTGGGTGCAGTCGCTCGACAAGGCCAACATGCCCAACGTCGTCGCCAACACACTGCCGTCGCTGAAGGCCCGCCCGTTCGACCCGGACGACTCGTACGCCGTACCGTGGCAGTCCGGGTTGACCGGGATCGCCTACAACGGCACCGTCACCGGCGAGGTCCGCACCATCGACGACCTGCTCACCCGGGCCGACCTCAAGGGCAGGGTGACCGCGTTGACCGAGATGCGCGACACGATGGGCCTGCTGCTGCAGGCCGGCGGCCACGACCCGTCCGACTTCACCGACGCCCAGTTCGACGACGCCCTGGAAAAGCTGCGCCGGGCCGTCGCCGACGGGCAGATCCGCCGATTCACCGGCAACGACTACGCCGCCGACCTGGCCCGCGGCGACGTCGCCGCCTGCATCGGCTGGTCCGGCGACGTCATCCAACTCTCCGCCGAAGACCCCAACATCGTCTTCCAGGCACCCGAATCCGGGCTGATCCTGTTCTCCGACAACATGCAGGTGCCCAACCAGGCCGCCCACAAGGCCAACGCCGAGAAGCTGATGGACCACTACTACGACCCGGCCGTCGCCGCCGAAGTCGCCGCGTACGTCAACTTCATCTGCCCGGTCGCCGGCGCCCAGGAGGCGATGGCCGCCATCGACCCGGAGCTGGCCGCCAACCCGCTGATCTTCCCCGACGAGGCGCTGCTCGGCCAGGCCAAGGTCTTCATGGCGCTGTCCGAGGAGCAGGAACGCTCGTACGAGCAGAAGTTCCAGCAGGTCATCGGGGCCTGA
- a CDS encoding ABC transporter ATP-binding protein — MATDPPAGDLRLANVTKRFGPFTAVDDLSLTIPQGAFFALLGASGCGKTTTLRMVAGLEQPTSGQVLLGEHDISRLRPYRRPVNTVFQSYALFPHLSIAENVAFGLRRRGIRDVRAQVEQMLELVQLGGFGPRRPQQLSGGQQQRVALARALINHPQVLLLDEPLGALDLKLRRQMQTELKRIQTEVGITFVHVTHDQEEAMTMADTVAVMHAGRIEQLGPPARMYEFPATPFVANFLGQSNLLAGEVTGRSGDDVLVTAYGSRFTVPVGRSRSDDGPVYLGVRPEKLALARDADGVPAGALSVAGIVTDLAYLGVSTQYQVRTGWGTELSVFSPNLGSGPGGDNQLLPVGADVVAYWQPAHTFLLAREPGAGDQTAPLLDEALPAS, encoded by the coding sequence ATGGCGACCGACCCGCCCGCCGGCGACCTGCGCCTGGCGAACGTGACCAAACGGTTCGGCCCGTTCACCGCCGTGGACGACCTGAGCCTGACCATCCCGCAGGGGGCGTTCTTCGCCCTGCTCGGGGCGTCCGGCTGCGGCAAGACCACCACTCTGCGGATGGTCGCCGGGCTGGAACAACCGACCAGCGGGCAGGTGCTGCTCGGCGAACACGACATCAGCCGGCTGCGCCCGTACCGCCGGCCGGTCAACACCGTGTTCCAGAGCTACGCGCTCTTCCCGCACCTGAGCATCGCCGAAAACGTCGCGTTCGGGCTGCGCCGGCGCGGCATCCGCGACGTACGCGCACAGGTCGAGCAGATGCTGGAGCTGGTCCAGCTCGGCGGCTTCGGCCCACGCCGGCCGCAGCAGCTCTCCGGCGGACAGCAGCAGCGGGTGGCCCTGGCCCGAGCGTTGATCAACCATCCGCAGGTGCTGCTGCTCGACGAACCGCTCGGCGCGCTCGACCTGAAACTGCGCCGGCAGATGCAGACCGAGCTCAAACGGATCCAGACCGAGGTCGGCATCACCTTCGTGCACGTCACCCACGACCAGGAGGAGGCCATGACGATGGCCGACACCGTCGCGGTGATGCACGCCGGCCGGATCGAGCAGCTCGGCCCACCAGCGCGGATGTACGAGTTCCCGGCGACCCCGTTCGTGGCGAACTTCCTCGGCCAGTCGAACCTGCTGGCCGGCGAAGTCACCGGCCGTTCCGGCGACGACGTGCTGGTCACCGCCTACGGCTCGCGGTTCACCGTGCCCGTCGGCCGGTCCCGGTCCGACGACGGCCCGGTCTATCTGGGGGTACGCCCGGAGAAGCTGGCCCTGGCCCGGGACGCCGACGGTGTGCCGGCCGGGGCGCTGTCGGTCGCCGGGATCGTCACCGACCTGGCCTACCTGGGGGTCAGCACGCAATACCAGGTGCGTACGGGTTGGGGCACCGAGTTGAGCGTGTTCAGCCCGAACCTCGGGTCCGGCCCCGGCGGCGACAACCAGCTGCTGCCGGTCGGCGCCGACGTGGTCGCCTACTGGCAGCCGGCGCACACTTTCCTGCTGGCCCGCGAGCCGGGTGCCGGCGACCAGACCGCCCCGCTGCTCGACGAAGCCCTCCCCGCGTCATGA
- a CDS encoding ABC transporter permease has translation MSVLAHVGGGGATTPPPATRRGRSRLLPYLLLLPGGAWLTLFFAVPAFQLGATSLYDPNGSLATGYAMTWSFGNYPAALEAYWTQFGRGFLYAGIATVIAVLLGYPLAYAIAQKAGRWKNLMLVCVVAPMFTSFLVRTLAWKTILSENGWMVGVLQDLHLLADDGRLLFTPVAVVLGLTYNFLPFMVLPLYASLERLDGRLLEAASDLYASPARSFVRVTLPLSAPGLVAGTLLTFIPASGDYINARLLGTPNEYMIGNVIDSAFLVRLDYPQAAALSFLLMAAILVIVSIYIRRTGTEEVL, from the coding sequence ATGAGTGTCCTGGCCCATGTGGGGGGCGGTGGGGCGACCACGCCACCACCGGCGACCCGGCGGGGGCGCAGCCGGCTGTTGCCGTACCTGCTGCTGTTGCCGGGCGGGGCGTGGCTGACCCTGTTCTTCGCGGTGCCGGCGTTCCAGCTCGGCGCGACCAGCCTGTACGACCCGAACGGCTCGCTGGCCACCGGGTACGCGATGACCTGGTCGTTCGGCAACTATCCGGCGGCGCTGGAGGCGTACTGGACGCAGTTCGGCCGGGGCTTTCTCTACGCCGGCATCGCCACCGTCATCGCGGTGCTGCTCGGCTACCCCTTGGCCTACGCGATCGCGCAGAAGGCCGGCCGGTGGAAGAACCTGATGCTGGTCTGCGTCGTCGCCCCGATGTTCACCAGCTTCCTGGTCCGCACCCTGGCCTGGAAGACGATCCTGTCGGAGAACGGCTGGATGGTCGGCGTACTGCAGGATCTGCACCTGCTGGCCGACGACGGCCGGCTGCTGTTCACCCCGGTCGCGGTGGTCCTCGGGTTGACGTACAACTTCCTGCCGTTCATGGTGCTGCCGCTGTACGCGAGCCTGGAGCGCCTCGACGGCCGACTGCTGGAAGCGGCCAGTGACCTGTACGCGTCCCCGGCGCGGTCCTTCGTCCGGGTGACCCTGCCGTTGTCGGCACCCGGCCTGGTCGCCGGCACCCTGCTGACCTTCATCCCCGCCTCGGGTGACTACATCAACGCCCGGCTGCTCGGCACCCCCAACGAGTACATGATCGGCAACGTGATCGACTCGGCGTTCCTGGTCCGGTTGGACTACCCGCAGGCGGCGGCGCTGTCGTTCCTGCTGATGGCGGCGATCCTCGTGATCGTGTCGATCTACATCCGGCGGACCGGCACCGAGGAGGTGCTGTGA
- a CDS encoding ABC transporter permease, producing MGARLGRWLVDRWVLGVGLLVLGYLLLPVAVVAALSFNRPSSRLSYDFNEFTLDNWRQPCATSEMCDAVLRSVQIGFLATAGATILGTLMAFALVRHRFRGRSAVNLLIFLPMATPELVMGSSLLTLFVAGAVPLGFWTVVIAHVMFCLSFVVVTVKARLAGMDTRLEEAAMDLYANEWQTFRRITLPLVLPGVVAAALLAFSLSFDDFIITNFNSGTTVTFPMYVWGASQRGIPPQVNVIGTAMFAIALLLVVLGGTVGRRRRRAGVS from the coding sequence ATGGGCGCGCGCCTTGGTCGCTGGCTGGTCGACCGCTGGGTCCTCGGCGTCGGGCTGCTGGTGCTCGGCTACCTGCTCCTGCCGGTGGCGGTCGTCGCGGCGTTGTCGTTCAACCGGCCGTCCAGCCGACTGTCCTACGACTTCAACGAGTTCACCCTGGACAACTGGCGGCAGCCCTGCGCCACCAGCGAGATGTGCGACGCGGTGCTGCGCAGCGTACAGATCGGGTTCCTGGCCACCGCCGGGGCGACGATCCTCGGCACGCTGATGGCGTTCGCCCTGGTCCGGCACCGGTTCCGGGGCCGGTCGGCGGTGAACCTGCTGATCTTCCTGCCGATGGCCACCCCGGAGCTGGTGATGGGCTCGTCGCTGTTGACGCTGTTCGTGGCCGGCGCGGTGCCGCTCGGGTTCTGGACCGTGGTGATCGCCCACGTGATGTTCTGCCTGAGCTTCGTCGTGGTCACCGTGAAGGCGCGGCTGGCCGGCATGGACACCCGCCTCGAAGAGGCGGCGATGGACCTGTACGCCAACGAGTGGCAGACGTTCCGCCGGATCACCCTGCCACTGGTGCTGCCCGGCGTCGTCGCCGCCGCGCTGCTGGCGTTCTCGCTGTCGTTCGACGACTTCATCATCACCAACTTCAACTCCGGCACCACGGTCACCTTCCCGATGTACGTGTGGGGTGCCTCCCAGCGCGGTATCCCGCCGCAGGTCAACGTGATCGGCACGGCGATGTTCGCGATCGCGTTGCTGCTGGTGGTGCTCGGCGGCACGGTCGGCCGTCGGCGTCGCCGGGCCGGCGTGAGTTGA